CGAAGACGGATTCCGGAGCTAGTTCGATACTGGAGCGCACTGTCCGCGCGGCGGGGCTTCCGCCGTTGCCGTCGGCCCCGACACCGGTGAGCGGTGTGGTCGGGTCGCCATTGTCACCTGTTGTTCGCAAAAGTTGCTCTGGCCTGCTTTCCGGTCTCGAGACCGGCGGTTACCGGCGGCCTCGAACGTCGTTCATCGGTGACAAAAGTCTAACGCGCGGTACCGACACCTCCCAATGAATAAAGCGCAACCCGCAGGTCACGGGCGTGCGACGGCGGAGGTGAGGCGCGCGTCCGCGGCGCGTCCCGCGGCCCATTCACCGGCGAAATCGCGGAAGGAACGGACCACGTCCGAGGGGACGGCCGCCGCCGACCAGATCAGGCCCACCGTGCGGGTCGCCCCCGGATCGGCCAGCGGGATCAGCACCGGGCCGCCGGTGGCGGGGCGGGCCGGATCCTCGAGCGGCACGATCGCGACGCCGAGCCCGGCCGCGACCAGGCCCGTGACGGTGATCAGGTCGCTGCATTCGAACGCGATCCGCGGCCGGAGATCGGCGGCGGCGCTGAGGTCGTCGAGGATGCGGCGCATACCGAAACCCGGGTGGGTGGTGATGAATTCGGCGTCGGCGGCCTCGGCGAGCCGGATGCGGCGCAGCCCGGCGAGCCGATGGTCCGGCGGTACGGCCAGGGCCAGCCGCTGCCGCAGCAGCGCGCGCCAGGCCAGCCCGGATTCCGCCGGCCGCGGCGACACGATGCCCAGGTCGGCGTCGCCGGCGAGGATCCGGCCGGTCACCGCCTCCGCGCCGTCCTGGTCCAGGGTGAAAGTGACCCGGCCGGAGCCGCGCCGGAAATCGGCGATCAGCTGCGGGACCAGCCGGGCGCCCACCGAATGCAGGAACGACAGCCGCACCACGCCGCGGGCCGGATTCGCCAGATCGGCCAGGGTCCGGTCGGCGGCCTCCAGTTCGGCGCGGGCCCGCCGGGCATGCTCATAGTAGACGCGGCCGAATTCGTTGAGCGCCAGCCGTTTTCCGTGCCGATCGAACAGCAGGACATCGAGCCGGCGCTCCAGTCGGGCCAGCATCCGCGACAGCGTGGGCTGCGAGACGTGCAACCGATCGGCGGCCGCCCCGACGTGTTCGAGTTCGGCCAGCGTCGTGAACCAGTGCAACTCGTCACTCGCCATGCCGTCACTCCGCCCGATCGTCTCCGCTAATGCACACACCGCATCAACCAGCACATCATTATGCATTTCCGTTCCGAACGCCGCAGCCGGAGGCTGAGGGGGTGACCAGCACCGCCCTCGCTCCCGCCGCGACCACCGCCGACCGCGAACGCCGCGTCACCCGGGCCGCCTTCGCGGCCGGGGTGACCACCTTCGCGGCGATGTACAGCGCGCAGGCGCTGCTGCCGAGCCTGTCGGCGGCGTTCGGCGCGACCCCGGCGCGGGCGGCGCTGGCGGTCTCGCTGACCACCGGGGTGCTGGCGCTGGCCATCGTGCCGGTGAGCGCGCTGGCCGGCCGGTTCGGGCACGCGCGGGTGATGATCGCGTCGACGGTCGGTTCGGCGGTGATCGGGCTGCTGCTGCCCTGGAGTCCGAATCTGGACGTACTGCTGGCCGGGCGGGCGGTGCAGGGCCTGGTCGTGGCCGGTGTCCCGGCGGTGGCGATGGCCTATCTGGCCGAGGAGATCCGCGGCGACCGGCTCGGCGCCGCGATGGGTGTGTACGTCGCGGGCACCACGCTCGGCGGGCTGGGCTGCCGGTTGCTGCCGGCGCTGGCCCTGGAGGCGCTGCCGTGGCGGTGGGCGGCGGAGACCGCGGCGCTGGCGGCCGCCGGATGTGCGGTGTGGTTCCTGCGAGCGCTGCCGGCGCCGCGGGCCGCGCAGCCGCAGCCGTTGCGAATCCGTTCCCTGGCAAGGGATCTCGGTGCGCAGTTGCGCTCCCCCACCCTGCTCGCGCTGTTCGGGCTGGCGTTCGTGCTGATGGGTGGATTCGTCTCGGTCTACAACTTCCT
This DNA window, taken from Nocardia sp. BMG111209, encodes the following:
- a CDS encoding LysR family transcriptional regulator, with protein sequence MASDELHWFTTLAELEHVGAAADRLHVSQPTLSRMLARLERRLDVLLFDRHGKRLALNEFGRVYYEHARRARAELEAADRTLADLANPARGVVRLSFLHSVGARLVPQLIADFRRGSGRVTFTLDQDGAEAVTGRILAGDADLGIVSPRPAESGLAWRALLRQRLALAVPPDHRLAGLRRIRLAEAADAEFITTHPGFGMRRILDDLSAAADLRPRIAFECSDLITVTGLVAAGLGVAIVPLEDPARPATGGPVLIPLADPGATRTVGLIWSAAAVPSDVVRSFRDFAGEWAAGRAADARLTSAVARP
- a CDS encoding MFS transporter; amino-acid sequence: MTSTALAPAATTADRERRVTRAAFAAGVTTFAAMYSAQALLPSLSAAFGATPARAALAVSLTTGVLALAIVPVSALAGRFGHARVMIASTVGSAVIGLLLPWSPNLDVLLAGRAVQGLVVAGVPAVAMAYLAEEIRGDRLGAAMGVYVAGTTLGGLGCRLLPALALEALPWRWAAETAALAAAGCAVWFLRALPAPRAAQPQPLRIRSLARDLGAQLRSPTLLALFGLAFVLMGGFVSVYNFLGYRLTRSPFELSPAVAGFVFLLYLAGTVTATLAGRWVNRLGRIRVLAISVSTMCAGVLITLPDCLPVVILGVLLCTAGFFGAHTVAGAWVGTAAIGNRAAASSLYLFCYYAGSSVVGLLAGWVFGRYGWAGLTGYVVALTGVAAALIAIAAATQRAGR